One Kaistella polysaccharea DNA segment encodes these proteins:
- a CDS encoding S9 family peptidase, with product MKIKNTLIALAAPFLMNAQHVMTPEILWTLNKIGVSAVSPDQNALIYSIGKTDLKTEKTNKKNYFFNIKNSEATVLDLGKKSLIQWDDNGIYAQEGEKLYISKDAGKTWAEFYTIGKVDNIVISPDGKKIAFSKEVLIEKVMGKEKYDDVPKTTAQIYTDLNHRHWDYFSEGKYNHVFVVNVSEPVDSAKDLLEGKPYDSPQRPFGGSEDFVWSPDSTQLLYVTKPLSGKEYATSTNTDIFAYNLSSGAVKNVTESNKGYDVSPKFSPDGKYLSWLSMEREGYEADKNDIKILEWKTGKVSNLTSKWDESVAGSFFWAKDSKNIFFTTAWRGTNQLFSLNPKTARVNQITSGNFDVNDIYAQDKNTLLVSRTDMNHNADLFKVDLRKGTMTQVTEVNKKNYENLTPSKTELKMVKTTDGKEMGVWFIYPPNFDPAKKYPTLLYCQGGPQSALTQFFSTRWNFALMAANDYIIVAPNRRGMPGWGTKWNEDISKDWGGQPMRDYLSAADFAKTLPYVDGDRMGAVGASYGGYSVFMLAGIHENRFKTFIAHDGLFDMKSWYLTTEELWFAKWDLGGSPYDIPTPKAYTVFDPSQYVNKWNTPIMIIQGGIDYRVPYEQGQEAFQAAQLKGLKSKFLYFPNENHWVLHPQNGLVWQREFFSWLKETF from the coding sequence ATGAAAATAAAAAATACATTGATTGCTCTTGCAGCACCATTTCTTATGAATGCACAGCATGTTATGACTCCTGAAATTCTTTGGACTTTGAATAAAATTGGAGTTTCTGCAGTATCACCTGACCAAAACGCTTTAATTTATAGTATTGGTAAAACCGATCTGAAAACTGAAAAAACCAACAAGAAGAATTACTTTTTCAATATCAAAAATTCTGAAGCCACAGTTCTTGATTTGGGTAAAAAGTCTTTAATTCAGTGGGACGATAACGGTATTTATGCGCAGGAAGGTGAAAAGCTTTATATTTCTAAAGATGCTGGAAAAACATGGGCTGAATTTTATACGATTGGTAAAGTTGATAATATTGTGATTTCTCCCGATGGTAAAAAAATCGCCTTCAGCAAAGAAGTTTTAATCGAAAAAGTGATGGGCAAAGAGAAGTACGACGACGTGCCGAAAACAACTGCTCAAATTTATACCGATCTTAATCACCGACACTGGGACTATTTCAGCGAAGGAAAATACAATCACGTTTTTGTAGTCAATGTTTCTGAACCGGTTGATTCAGCCAAAGATTTATTGGAAGGGAAACCGTATGATTCGCCCCAAAGACCATTTGGTGGCAGTGAAGATTTTGTCTGGAGTCCTGATTCTACACAATTGCTTTATGTAACAAAACCACTGAGTGGAAAAGAGTATGCAACTTCAACCAATACTGATATTTTTGCTTATAATTTATCTTCCGGAGCAGTAAAAAATGTTACCGAAAGTAATAAAGGTTATGATGTTTCACCAAAGTTTTCGCCAGACGGAAAATATCTTTCCTGGTTATCGATGGAGCGGGAAGGTTATGAAGCCGATAAAAACGATATTAAAATTTTGGAATGGAAAACGGGCAAAGTTTCTAATCTTACTTCAAAGTGGGACGAAAGTGTTGCTGGATCTTTTTTCTGGGCAAAGGACTCCAAAAATATTTTCTTTACAACGGCGTGGAGAGGCACCAATCAACTTTTCTCTTTAAATCCAAAAACAGCTAGAGTTAATCAGATCACCAGTGGTAATTTCGATGTGAATGATATTTACGCCCAGGATAAAAACACTTTATTGGTTTCCCGAACCGACATGAATCACAATGCTGATTTATTTAAAGTTGATCTCAGAAAAGGAACAATGACGCAAGTGACTGAGGTGAATAAAAAGAACTACGAAAATTTGACGCCGTCGAAAACCGAGCTGAAAATGGTGAAAACTACAGATGGTAAAGAAATGGGCGTGTGGTTTATTTACCCACCGAATTTTGATCCGGCGAAAAAATATCCAACCTTACTGTATTGTCAAGGTGGTCCGCAATCTGCGCTCACCCAGTTTTTTAGCACGAGATGGAATTTTGCTTTGATGGCAGCAAACGATTATATTATCGTTGCACCAAACCGCCGAGGAATGCCGGGTTGGGGCACGAAATGGAACGAGGATATTTCCAAAGATTGGGGCGGCCAACCGATGAGAGATTACCTTTCTGCTGCTGATTTTGCCAAAACATTGCCTTACGTAGATGGTGACCGAATGGGCGCTGTAGGTGCGAGTTATGGTGGTTATAGTGTATTTATGTTGGCAGGAATTCATGAAAACCGTTTCAAAACATTTATCGCTCATGACGGACTTTTCGATATGAAATCCTGGTATTTAACGACCGAAGAATTGTGGTTCGCGAAATGGGATTTGGGTGGCTCTCCTTACGATATCCCAACGCCGAAAGCCTACACCGTGTTCGATCCATCACAATACGTTAATAAATGGAACACTCCAATAATGATCATTCAAGGTGGAATAGATTATCGCGTTCCTTATGAGCAAGGTCAGGAAGCTTTTCAGGCGGCACAGTTGAAAGGTTTAAAATCTAAATTTCTTTATTTCCCGAATGAAAATCACTGGGTTTTACATCCACAGAATGGCCTGGTCTGGCAACGTGAATTTTTCTCCTGGTTGAAGGAAACATTTTAA
- the queA gene encoding tRNA preQ1(34) S-adenosylmethionine ribosyltransferase-isomerase QueA, with the protein MKTSHFDFDLPEELLAEHPSVHRDDAKLMVLNRKTQTIEHKLFKDVVDYFDEKDLFIFNNTKVFPARLYGNKEKTGAKIEVFLLRELDKETRVWDVLVDPARKIRIGNKLFFTEDEGLVAEVIDNTTSRGRTLRFLYDGSYEEFRTKLKELGETPLPKYFKREVEPEDAERYQTIYAKHEGAVAAPTAGLHFSRHLMKKLEIKGIDFAEITLHVGLGTFNPIEVEDLSKHKMESEEAIIDQKNADIINKAVAEGRRVCAVGTTTMRTIETSVSSNRKIGPYHGWTNKFIFPPHDFGVANCMITNFHMPKSTLMMMVAAFAGKDFLMEAYAEAIKHKYKFYSYGDAMLII; encoded by the coding sequence ATGAAAACATCCCATTTTGACTTTGATCTTCCAGAAGAACTTTTAGCAGAACATCCATCCGTACATAGAGACGATGCTAAATTGATGGTTCTTAACCGCAAGACGCAAACTATAGAACATAAACTATTCAAAGATGTCGTAGATTATTTCGATGAGAAAGATCTCTTTATCTTCAACAATACCAAAGTATTCCCTGCAAGATTGTACGGAAACAAAGAAAAAACCGGTGCAAAAATCGAAGTTTTCTTATTAAGAGAATTGGATAAAGAAACCCGCGTTTGGGACGTATTGGTAGATCCAGCAAGAAAAATCAGAATCGGAAATAAATTATTTTTCACCGAAGATGAAGGTTTGGTTGCAGAAGTAATCGATAATACGACTTCAAGAGGTAGAACTTTAAGATTTTTATACGATGGTTCTTATGAAGAATTCCGTACGAAATTGAAAGAATTGGGTGAAACTCCACTACCGAAATATTTCAAAAGAGAAGTTGAGCCCGAAGATGCTGAACGTTACCAAACGATTTATGCAAAACATGAAGGTGCCGTTGCGGCTCCAACAGCAGGTTTGCATTTCTCCAGACATCTCATGAAAAAATTAGAAATCAAAGGAATCGATTTTGCAGAAATTACACTTCACGTTGGTTTAGGTACTTTCAATCCAATCGAAGTTGAAGATTTGTCAAAACATAAAATGGAATCTGAGGAAGCCATTATCGATCAGAAAAACGCAGATATCATCAACAAAGCTGTAGCAGAAGGCAGAAGAGTGTGTGCTGTAGGAACTACAACCATGAGAACGATTGAAACATCAGTTTCTTCTAACCGAAAAATTGGACCGTATCACGGCTGGACGAATAAATTTATTTTTCCTCCGCACGACTTCGGTGTTGCAAACTGTATGATCACCAATTTCCACATGCCAAAATCTACTTTAATGATGATGGTTGCAGCATTTGCAGGAAAAGATTTCCTAATGGAAGCTTACGCAGAAGCCATTAAGCATAAATATAAATTCTATTCTTACGGTGACGCCATGTTGATCATCTAA
- a CDS encoding four helix bundle protein, with product MKKNDLLERTFWSGINCLKFLRKLPNDSEYRLIRYQLGKSATSIGANYEESQAGSSKADFKNKVKISLRESRESNYWLRVIKALDEKQNQELDDLLAESTELKNIFGAIVNNTKL from the coding sequence ATGAAAAAGAATGATTTATTAGAGCGAACCTTTTGGTCTGGAATTAATTGTCTTAAGTTTTTAAGAAAACTTCCAAATGATTCTGAATATAGATTAATCAGATATCAATTGGGGAAATCTGCAACTTCAATTGGTGCTAATTATGAAGAATCTCAAGCTGGATCTTCCAAAGCAGATTTTAAAAATAAGGTTAAAATTTCTTTACGAGAATCAAGAGAATCCAACTATTGGTTGAGAGTAATTAAAGCACTCGATGAAAAACAAAATCAAGAATTGGATGACTTACTTGCTGAAAGTACAGAATTAAAAAACATTTTTGGTGCGATCGTAAATAACACGAAGCTCTAA